AATGCCCATAACCAGCAGTGATATAGATAATCTGATAATCCAGGCGTCCCCTTGGACGGTAGGTTGGTAACTTTGGATGGCTGGAAAGGCGGTAAGTACCGCAACTTCCTACAACCAGTGGGCGACTTTTGTCTTTGAAATCCATATGGGAGTGGTTTAAATAACCGGTATTCATATACATATGGTAGCACCTCTTTTCCTTTTTTTGTTATTGTATCATTTAGTGCATATTTTGTCTAATCCAATTCATAGACATGTTTTGCAGATTAGGATAAGATATATATAGCAAAACAGAGAAGAGTAAACATAAAAGTAAAAGACAAGGTTTGCTGTGAAAAAACAAAGTGCAAAAAAATGTATATGTATTAAAGGAGAGTTATTTATGATTGTACCACGTTATTATGAGGATTTAAGCGTACTGCATGAAAATACAATGCCAGCCAGAGCCTATTTTATTCCGGCATCCAAAAGAATGGATAACCTGGTGGAGCACAGGGAAGAGTCAGATCGAATGCAGTTATTGAACGGAACTTGGAAGTTCCAGTATTTTAACAGTATCTATGATGTTCAGGAACCCTTCTTTGAGAAAGATTATGATACAGAAAATTTTGATGAGATTCAGGTTCCGAGTGTATGGCAGATGGCAGGATATGACACACATCAGTATACAAACATCAGGTATCCGTTCCCATTTGATCCACCGTATGTACCACAGGATATTCCATGTGGAACATATGCACATACCTTTGTTTATCACAAAGATGAAAATGCACCAAAAGCTTTCTTGAATTTTGAAGGAGTAGACAGTTGCTTTTATGTATGGATCAATGGCTCTTATGTAGGGTATAGCCAGGTTTCTCATATGACCAGTGAGTTTGATATCACCGATCTCCTTCGGGACGGAGAGAACAGCATAGCGGTTCTGGTCATGAAGTGGTGTGATGGTTCCTATTTGGAAGATCAGGACAAATTCCGTATGAGTGGTATTTTCCGGGATGTGTACATTTTGAAACGCCCAAAACAGGCAATCAGTGATTATCATATTAAAACAAGAATTGAGGATATGCTTGCGAAAGTAGAAATTGAAATGAAATTCTACTCTCCGTTAAATGTAAAAATTTCGATTGAAGATAGAAACGGAGCAGTTGTAGCACTAGGAAGTATTGCTGAAGAAGGAACAGCTGTATTAGAAATCGCAAGTCCGGAACTTTGGAATACAGAAAATCCATATCTATATAAACTGATTTTTGAAACAGAGAATGAAGTAATTGTAGATCACATTGCATTAAGAAAGATAGAGATTAAAGACCAGGTTATTTATTTAAATGGACAGAAGATTAAATTCCGTGGTGTCAATCGACATGATTCTGATCCGGTTACTGGATTTACAATCAATCCGGAACAGATTACAACCGATCTTACGTTAATGAAGCAGCATAATTTTAATGCGATCCGTTCCAGCCACTATCCGAACGCACCATTTTTCTATGAAATGTGTGACAAGTATGGATTCATGGTAATAGATGAAGCAGATATTGAAGCTCATGGTCCATTTATGATCTACAGAAAAGAAGACACCGATTACAATCGGTTCAAACGATGGAATGAGAAGATTGCAGATGATCCGGTATGGGAAGAGGCAATCGTTGATCGAGTAAAACTCATGGTGGAACGTGACAAAAACCGTTTCTGTATTGTTATGTGGTCAATGGGAAATGAGAGTGCTTATGGCTGCAACTTTGAAAAAGCACTGGAATGGACAAAGAATTTTGATCCAGACCGTATCACACAATATGAGAGTGCAAGATATCGTAATTATGATGAAACATATGATTACAGCAATCTGGATGTGTACAGCCGGATGTACCCGGCGTTTTCCGAAATTCAGGAATATCTGGATAAAGATGGAAGCAAACCCTTTCTTTTGGTAGAGTACTGTCACAGTATGGGAAACGGACCTGGAGATTTTGAAGATTACTTCCAGATGATTCAGGATAATGATAAAATGTGTGGCGGTTTTGTCTGGGAATGGTGTGACCATGCGATTGCTCATGGAACTGCTGAGAATGGAAAGACTATATATGCTTATGGGGGCGACCATGGCGAAGAAATTCATGATGGCAACTTCTGTATGGATGGATTAGTATATCCGGACAGAACGGTACATACAGGACTTTTGGAATACAAGAATGTTTATCGCCCGGCAAGGGTTATTTCCTATGACAAAGAAAGCGGAGAACTGGTGCTTCATAACTACATGGATTTTGATAATCTGAAAGATTATGTGAAAATCAGCTATGAATTGACACAGGATGGACTTTTGATTGGGAAA
The sequence above is drawn from the Coprococcus comes ATCC 27758 genome and encodes:
- a CDS encoding glycoside hydrolase family 2 TIM barrel-domain containing protein, which translates into the protein MIVPRYYEDLSVLHENTMPARAYFIPASKRMDNLVEHREESDRMQLLNGTWKFQYFNSIYDVQEPFFEKDYDTENFDEIQVPSVWQMAGYDTHQYTNIRYPFPFDPPYVPQDIPCGTYAHTFVYHKDENAPKAFLNFEGVDSCFYVWINGSYVGYSQVSHMTSEFDITDLLRDGENSIAVLVMKWCDGSYLEDQDKFRMSGIFRDVYILKRPKQAISDYHIKTRIEDMLAKVEIEMKFYSPLNVKISIEDRNGAVVALGSIAEEGTAVLEIASPELWNTENPYLYKLIFETENEVIVDHIALRKIEIKDQVIYLNGQKIKFRGVNRHDSDPVTGFTINPEQITTDLTLMKQHNFNAIRSSHYPNAPFFYEMCDKYGFMVIDEADIEAHGPFMIYRKEDTDYNRFKRWNEKIADDPVWEEAIVDRVKLMVERDKNRFCIVMWSMGNESAYGCNFEKALEWTKNFDPDRITQYESARYRNYDETYDYSNLDVYSRMYPAFSEIQEYLDKDGSKPFLLVEYCHSMGNGPGDFEDYFQMIQDNDKMCGGFVWEWCDHAIAHGTAENGKTIYAYGGDHGEEIHDGNFCMDGLVYPDRTVHTGLLEYKNVYRPARVISYDKESGELVLHNYMDFDNLKDYVKISYELTQDGLLIGKGKLAEVSVVPHSEGKTNLQVNVPENGKCYLKLIYHLKKEMPLLEEDYILGFDEIEVSQKDAKCQLAEKWVEKTVTDSELQVSEDDTQIHIKGREFAYTIDRRTALFTEMKFAGREYLNHPMELNIWRAPTDNDMYIKSEWKKAHYDKAYTRAYTTEVVQGKHGVKITSHASVVAETVQKILDVTITWKIEAAGKIDADIAVTKDDEFPDLPRFGVRMFLDKKLSAARYFGMGPQESYCDKHQAASHGLYQANVDDLHEDYIRPQENGSHYDCEYVELNNSRYGIVVSAENAFSFNASYYTQEELEEKTHNYELTESDSVVFCVDYALNGIGSNSCGPVVLEQYRFDDVLFRFQFTLIPYIKG